One stretch of Monomorium pharaonis isolate MP-MQ-018 chromosome 10, ASM1337386v2, whole genome shotgun sequence DNA includes these proteins:
- the LOC105829493 gene encoding collagen alpha-1(IV) chain, protein MTRLGLRFVASAVCLAGIVSGQLNDTSWLNPPPVLPLERGDIGGPTNDDDNSSPDWKLERGFITDNEGYDNSERRNGSYTAGNYSPDERTRQWWPYRTNPTGRSYSNRPEFRSEDDENRPVGYSDGHGDYDTYSGAGESEQRGSPHSQRGSDDSYGSYGRSHGTDSHGRGSAYGRNRGGGDAYGRGRESGYDGRGSDDAYGGRRRGHEGYGASGDDENYPSNYLVVPMPGAPRNCTGSGCCVPKCFAEKGSRGPPGIIGPQGPKGQRGFPGAEGLLGPKGEKGDPGPQGPHGVKGDRGKMGMPGFPGINGVPGMQGSPGSPGLPGRDGCNGTDGERGRDGLPGEPGPRGIKGPQGPKGDKGQPAYAGAFPVGQKGEPGMDGVRGPPGPPGLQGERGLTGVKGERGPYGTPGLPGPKGEKGNMGLGFEGLKGDKGQKGEIGSPGSTAPIMPFQGVSEVTGPPGDMGYRGDKGEMGPEGQKGEPGLIGDHGIPGGIGMKGEKGLPGAPGIRGRDGFSGPPGPPGRKGDRGIDGLEGLSGRPGKKGEPGRDGPMGVPGLRGPPGPPGGGKGRPGPPGPKGPRGFPGPTGPRGADGFPGDPGPRGPIGLQGGPGLSGIPGPEGLPGEKGAKGEPGLTGFPGGPGPRGFDGPPGAVGPRGLPGDKGFSIMGPKGMDGTPGLDGEKGQKGERGYPGVRGRSGDSLDGIPGAPGAPGEPGEAGAPGRDGIPGLPGGSGEKGDIGGRCIDCLPGLRGAKGDRGLDGIPGLTGPRGPPGERGFPGESGLDGLPGAIGIPGPPGKDGIPGAPGLQGEPGTPAFVTSSMLKLEKGNKGERGEIGRQGPPGPEGPPGEKGRPGFEGFPGLKGTPGDRGFPGQDGVPGRPGTPGHKGEKGLSVKGEPGEPGRPGFSGSKGEPGLVGIKGEAGQCPPLDLLKGFKGDRGLTGDKGEPGPPGYDGLPGDKGLQGFSGSPGAPGPIGAPGPVGPRGLPGPRGDKGNMGPMGFPGEPGREGPRGFPGAPAPKGDKGEPGISVKGSPGLTGPPGEKGEKGLPGPPGKEGLPGYQGLPGFVGEKGDLGAPGINGLPGAPGEKGDTGPIGPPGPPGVAGIPGADGIKGEPGLPGEPGRSGLPGFPGAKGDRGEAGIDGPKGYPGRRGLPGIPGRPGADGVSGLKGERGDKGSPGFPGLPGMEGKPGRPGISGLKGDQGPPGTPGLPGLIGYEGPKGDIGLPGPPGRKGEPGEVSEKGQKGEPGMPGIRGPPGPSGRDGIDGSKGEPGRPGIGRDGLPGLKGESGIPGRDGAPGFQGQKGDTGVRGFPGMKGDFGPPGISGEPGPPGIDGLPGEVGDIGPPGAPGFPGLDGEMGSPGRPGLDGVKGDRGLSGLVGLPGIPGAAGEKGDRGPPGPTIQVKGEKGEPGISGLPGERGEKGDQGLIGIVGYDGEKGDRGLPGVEGAPGPHGAPGSKGEQGPPGIPGVPGVTIKGEKGLPGLLGKHGRDGFPGRPGEKGEPGLPGLPGPKGDIGPYGPVGPQGEKGDQGLQGLTGSPGRDGAPGLEGVPGLPGERGQKGDQGSPGLFGAPGQKGEPGHPGPSGLDGPQGEKGDRGWDGVNGLPGPVGEKGDRGYPGPVGIMGTVGYEGQKGEKGEDCIEPPMGPKGDRGYPGPTGPPGAQGEKGLPGPPGFPGLDGIKGAQGFIGPPGPPGLPGLPGPVGTAGLPGLQGPIGVPGPVGEPGAPCEATPDYLTGILLVKHSQSQSVPVCEPGHIRLWEGYSLLYTDGDERAHSQDLGYAGSCIRKFSTIPFLFCDVNNVCHYASRNDRSYWLSTNSPIPMMPVEETAIEEYISRCVVCEVPANVIAVHSQSISIPECPAGWTGLWIGYSFVMHTGAGAQGGGQSLSSPGSCLEDFRATPFIECNGAKGHCHYYSNQYSFWMVTIEDSQQFRSPEKQTLKAGNLRSRISRCQVCIKNT, encoded by the exons ATGACCCGGTTGGGATTGCG ATTCGTCGCATCCGCAGTCTGCCTGGCCGGGATTGTTAGTGGG CAATTAAATGACACATCATGGCTGAATCCACCGCCGGTCTTGCCGTTGGAACGAGGTGATATCGGAGGGCCGACAAACGATGACGACAACAGTTCGCCGGATTGGAAGTTAGAGAGAGGGTTTATCACGGACAACGAAG GATATGATAATTCGGAAAGGCGGAACGGCAGTTATACGGCTGGTAATTACAGTCCTGATGAAAGGACGCGGCAATGGTGGCCCTACAGGACCAATCCTACAGGTCGATCTTATTCAAACAGACCTGAGTTTCGAAGCGAAGATGACGAAAATCGACCAGTCGGTTATTCCGATGGCCATGGCGATTATGATACGTATAGCG GTGCCGGTGAAAGCGAGCAAAGAGGAAGTCCTCATAGTCAAAGAGGTTCTGACGATTCCTACGGCAGTTACGGAAGAAGTCATGGGACGGATTCCCATGGTCGTGGAAGCGCTTATGGTCGTAATCGTGGAGGCGGTGATGCTTACGGTCGCGGTCGAGAAAGTGGATATGACGGTCGTGGAAGTGATGATGCTTATGGGGGTCGTAGGCGCGGTCATGAGGGTTACGGTGCTAGTGGAGACGACGAAAATTATCCGAGTAATTATCTGGTGGTACCGATGCCAGGAGCACCACGAAATTGCACGGGATCAGGTTGCTGCGTGCCCAAGTGTTTCGCCGAGAAGGGATCGCGG GGACCACCAGGAATAATCGGGCCGCAAGGTCCTAAGGGACAACGAGGATTTCCAGGAGCAGAAGGTCTTCTAGGACCTAAAGGTGAGAAGGGAGATCCCGGTCCGCAAGGTCCGCATGGTGTGAAAGGTGACAGA ggAAAAATGGGTATGCCTGGTTTTCCTGGCATAAACGGTGTGCCTGGAATGCAAGGATCCCCAGGTTCTCCAGGCCTGCCCGGTCGTGACGGTTGCAACGGAACGGAT GGAGAGCGTGGGCGTGATGGCCTACCTGGAGAACCAGGACCTCGCGGTATTAAAGGTCCGCAAGGACCTAAAGGAGATAAGGGTCAACCAGCGTATGCTGGTGCTTTCCCAGTTGGTCAAAAGGGTGAACCTGGTATGGACGGTGTAAGAGGACCACCTGGTCCCCCCGGTCTTCAGGGAGAGCGAGGTCTGACTGGCGTAAAGGGTGAACGAGGTCCCTAT GGTACTCCTGGTTTGCCGGGTCcaaaaggagaaaaaggaaatatgGGTCTTGGATTTGAAGGATTAAAGGGAGACAAAGGTCAAAAGGGTGAAATAGGATCTCCGGGTTCGACCGCACCTATCATGCCATTCCAGGGAGTCTCGGAAGTGACGGGTCCACCTGGAGATATGGGTTACAGAGGAGATAAG GGTGAAATGGGACCAGAAGGACAAAAAGGAGAACCAGGACTTATAGGTGATCATGGCATACCGGGAGGAATAGGTATGAAAGGAGAAAAGGGTCTTCCAGGAGCTCCAGGCATTCGT ggtAGAGATGGTTTCTCTGGACCTCCTGGACCCCCTGGACGAAAAGGTGATCGAGGTATTGATGGATTAGAAGGACTTTCTGGACGACCTGGCAAAAAAGGAGAACCCGGTCGAGATGGACCGATGGGTGTCCCAGGTTTACGAGGACCTCCTGGTCCGCCAGGa GGTGGTAAAGGAAGACCTGGACCACCAGGTCCGAAAGGACCACGTGGTTTTCCAGGACCTACCGGACCGCGAGGAGCAGACGGTTTTCCAGGAGACCCGGGACCAAGAGGACCCATAGGTTTACAAGGAGGTCCTGGATTGTCTGGAATTCCAGGTCCAGAAGGTTTGCCAGGAGAAAAAGGTGCAAAAGGTGAACCTGGCTTGACCGGGTTTCCTGGAGGTCCAGGACCACGTGGATTTGATGGACCACCGGGAGCGGTAGGACCACGAGGGCTGCCAGGAGACAAAGGATTCTCAATAATG GGACCAAAAGGAATGGATGGAACGCCTGGTTTAGATGGAGAAAAGGGCCAGAAAGGTGAACGGGGTTATCCGGGTGTTCGAGGTCGATCAGGAGATTCTCTAGACGGTATTCCAGGAGCACCGGGTGCACCTGGCGAGCCCGGAGAAGCCGGAGCACCAGGAAGAGATGGTATACCAGGTCTTCCTGGAGGGTCTGGAGAGAAAGGAGATATTGGCGGTCGTTGTATAGATTGTTTACCGGGATTGCGAGGTGCAAAAGGAGATCGTGGTTTGGATGGTATTCCCGGACTTACCGGACCTCGAGGACCGCCTGGAGAACGCGGTTTCCCTGGAGAATCTGGGTTGGATGGTCTACCAGGCGCAATCGGCATTCCAGGACCACCg GGAAAAGATGGTATACCCGGTGCTCCAGGACTTCAAGGAGAACCTGGAACCCCAGCATTCGTGACGTCAAGCATGCTCAAGCTAGAAAAAGGTAATAAAGGAGAGCGAGGAGAGATCGGTCGACAAGGCCCACCAGGACCAGAAGGGCCTCCGGGAGAAAAGGGTAGACCCGGATTTGAAGGTTTCCCAGGACTTAAAGGAACGCCa GGAGATCGTGGTTTTCCTGGACAAGATGGCGTACCAGGAAGACCAGGTACGCCTGGACACAAAGGAGAGAAAGGATTAAGTGTAAAAGGTGAACCTGGAGAACCAGGTCGACCAGGATTTTCAGGATCAAAAGGAGAACCTGGTCTGGTCGGGATTAAGGGTGAAGCTG GTCAATGCCCGCCACTTGACCTTTTAAAAGGCTTCAAAGGTGATCGAGGTTTAACTGGTGACAAAGGAGAACCTGGACCACCTGGTTATGATGGATTACCTGGTGATAAAGGATTGCAAGGTTTCTCg ggTTCACCTGGTGCACCTGGTCCAATCGGTGCTCCTGGACCTGTAGGTCCAAGAGGTTTACCTGGCCCGCGTGGTGATAAGGGTAACATGGGTCCTATGGGTTTCCCAGGAGAACCTGGTCGAGAAGGACCTAGAGGTTTTCCGGGTGCTCCGGCTCCAAAAGGTGACAAAGGAGAACCTGGAATATCAGTTAAAGGTAGTCCTGGTCTAACGGGTCCTCCAGgtgaaaaaggagagaaaggtCTTCCTGGACCACCCGGAAAAGAAGGTCTACCCGGTTACCAGGGATTACCAGGCTTTGTTGGAGAGAAGGGAGACCTTGGCGCACCAGGAATAAATGGTTTACCAGGAGCACCTGGTGAAAAAGGAGACACAGGTCCGATTGGTCCACCTGGTCCTCCAGGTGTTGCTGGTATTCCAGGAGCAGATGGAATCAAAG gtgAACCAGGATTACCAGGAGAGCCAGGTAGATCCGGTCTGCCTGGATTCCCCGGAGCAAAAGGTGATCGCGGTGAAGCAGGTATAGATGGTCCAAAAGGATACCCTGGCAGACGAGGATTACCTGGTATTCCAGGAAGACCTGGAGCTGATGGTGTATCAGGTTTGAAGGGTGAACGCGGTGACAAAGGCTCACCAGGATTCCCTGGATTACCGGGTATGGAAGGAAAACCTGGTCGTCCTGGTATATCTGGACTAAAAGGAGATCAAGGACCACCTGGTACGCCTGGTTTACCAGGGCTCATTGGTTATGAGGGACCTAAGGGTGATATTGGCCTACCAGGTCCACcg GGAAGAAAAGGAGAACCAGGAGAAGTTTCGGAAAAAGGACAGAAAGGTGAGCCAGGAATGCCTGGAATACGAGGTCCTCCAGGTCCTTCAGGACGAGATGGTATCGATGGATCGAAGGGCGAACCTGGCAGACCAGGTATTGGCCGTGACGGATTACCTGGATTAAAGGGTGAATCGGGTATACCAGGTCGGGATGGAGCACCGGGATTCCAAGGTCAAAAAGGTGATACTGGCGTACGAGGATTCCCAGGAATGAAAGGCGACTTC GGTCCACCGGGTATATCCGGCGAACCTGGTCCGCCTGGCATAGATGGACTTCCTGGAGAAGTTGGCGATATCGGACCACCGGGAGCACCTGGTTTCCCTGGACTCGATGGTGAGATGGGTTCTCCTGGTCGGCCTGGACTCGATGGTGTTAAAGGAGATCGCGGTTTATCag gaTTGGTCGGATTGCCTGGTATTCCTGGAGCAGCTGGAGAAAAAGGAGATCGAGGACCTCCTGGACCTACAATCCAGGTCAAGGGTGAAAAAGGTGAACCAGGTATTTCTGGACTTCCtggagaaagaggagagaaaggagaTCAAGGTCTGATAGGTATAGTTGGTTATGATGGCGAAAAAGGTGATCGAGGTTTACCTGGAGTTGAAGGAGCGCCTGGACCTCATGGTGCTCCTGGATCTAAAG GCGAACAAGGACCTCCTGGTATTCCCGGAGTTCCCGGAGTTACAATAAAGGGCGAGAAAGGTTTGCCAGGTCTATTGGGTAAGCACGGTAGAGACGGATTTCCGGGACGACCTGGTGAGAAGGGCGAACCAGGATTGCCTGGTTTGCCTGGACCAAAAGGAGACATTGGTCCTTATGGACCAGTTGGACCACAAGGTGAAAAAGGTGATCAAGGACTACAAGGTCTGACTGGATCACCAGGACGTGATGGAGCTCCAGGTCTCGAAGGTGTACCAGGATTACCTGGTGAGAGAGGTCAGAAAGGAGATCAAGGATCACCTGGATTATTTGGTGCCCCAGGACAGAAGGGAGAGCCCGGTCATCCAG gaCCAAGTGGATTAGATGGACCTCAAGGAGAAAAAGGTGACAGAGGTTGGGATGGTGTAAATGGTCTACCTGGACCAGTTGGTGAAAAGGGTGACAGAGGATACCCTGGTCCCGTCGGAATAATGGGTACTGTCGGTTACGAAGGTCAGAAAGGAGAAAAGGGTGAAGACTGTATCGAGCCCCCAATGGGACCTAAAGGAGATCGCGGATACCCCG GACCGACCGGGCCGCCTGGTGCACAAGGAGAGAAAGGACTTCCGGGTCCGCCTGGTTTCCCCGGCTTGGATGGTATTAAGGGCGCCCAAGGTTTCATCGGTCCACCGGGACCTCCTGGACTGCCGGGATTGCCTGGACCTGTCGGAACGGCAGGTCTACCGGGTCTTCAAGGTCCTATCGGTGTGCCAGGACCTGTCGGCGAGCCCGGTGCACCGTGCGAAGCGACACCTGACTATCTCACCGGTATTCTTCTGGTCAAGCACAGCCAAAGTCAAAGCGTACCGGTTTGCGAGCCGGGTCATATTAGACTCTGGGAGGGATACAGTTTACTTTACACCGATGGTGATGAGAGAGCACACTCTCAAGATTTAG gTTACGCCGGCTCGTGTATAAGAAAATTCTCAACGATACCCTTCCTGTTCTGCGACGTCAACAACGTCTGCCATTACGCTAGTCGCAATGATCGTTCTTATTGGCTGTCTACCAACAGCCCTATTCCCATGATGCCCGTCGAGGAGACGGCGATAGAAGAATATATATCCAG GTGTGTGGTGTGCGAAGTTCCGGCTAATGTGATAGCGGTACACAGTCAATCGATAAGCATTCCAGAATGTCCGGCGGGATGGACCGGTCTTTGGATCGGTTATAGTTTTGTAATG CACACCGGCGCAGGTGCCCAGGGCGGCGGCCAGTCCCTGTCGAGTCCTGGCTCCTGCCTGGAGGACTTCCGCGCCACACCGTTCATCGAGTGTAACGGCGCCAAAGGACACTGCCACTACTATTCTAATCAGTACAGCTTCTGGATGGTGACCATAGAGGACAGCCAGCAGTTCAGGAGCCCCGAGAAACAAACGTTAAAGGCGGGCAATCTTAGATCCCGAATAAGTCGCTGCCAAGTGTGTATAAAGAATACGTAA